Proteins encoded in a region of the Cytobacillus pseudoceanisediminis genome:
- a CDS encoding NAD(P)-dependent oxidoreductase, which produces MKNIGVIGCGAMGKGIVKNLIKNGYKVFAYDPSQDALAKCETLGAIPQPSPFEAARQADLVISSLPGPSIVRDVMMGGSGVFPALKPHSFVLDMSTIDPKTAQELNQAAKEQGIHFYDCPLSGGPKGADAGTLTIMVGGDDRYLPDIRPVLESVGKDIFLLGPSGSGQVAKLCHNMLVALTTAGLGEVLAVGEKAGVSRSQLAEVIQSGSAHNRVLTVFGENILQDTYENVLFSLEHMNKDIHLYKDTAEFYSEDSPLGQLVCDIYEKAMEQGKGKLDSSAVCGSI; this is translated from the coding sequence ATGAAAAACATAGGAGTAATTGGCTGCGGGGCCATGGGAAAGGGTATTGTGAAAAATTTAATCAAAAACGGGTATAAGGTGTTTGCTTATGATCCAAGTCAGGATGCACTGGCGAAATGCGAGACGCTGGGGGCCATTCCCCAGCCTTCTCCATTCGAGGCAGCAAGACAGGCGGATCTAGTAATTTCTTCATTGCCTGGACCAAGTATTGTGAGAGATGTTATGATGGGTGGAAGCGGAGTCTTTCCTGCTTTAAAGCCTCACAGTTTCGTGCTGGATATGAGCACCATTGACCCAAAAACAGCCCAGGAGTTGAATCAGGCTGCAAAGGAGCAAGGCATCCATTTTTATGACTGTCCGTTAAGCGGGGGACCTAAGGGTGCTGATGCCGGTACGCTGACCATAATGGTTGGGGGAGACGATAGATATTTGCCGGACATTCGCCCGGTCCTGGAGAGCGTAGGAAAGGATATCTTTCTGCTCGGCCCTTCAGGATCAGGCCAGGTGGCAAAGCTGTGCCATAATATGCTGGTTGCATTAACGACTGCAGGCCTGGGGGAGGTCCTTGCAGTGGGCGAGAAAGCAGGTGTCAGCCGGTCTCAGCTGGCGGAAGTCATTCAAAGCGGGTCTGCGCATAATCGCGTGCTGACCGTATTCGGTGAAAATATCCTTCAGGATACATACGAGAATGTGCTGTTCAGCCTGGAGCACATGAATAAGGATATTCACTTATACAAAGACACAGCTGAATTTTATAGCGAAGATTCTCCTTTGGGCCAGCTGGTGTGCGATATCTATGAAAAGGCGATGGAGCAAGGGAAGGGCAAGCTTGATTCTTCCGCCGTGTGCGGATCTATCTAG
- a CDS encoding aldehyde dehydrogenase family protein: MSTEVNSQKTVAVNAGAETFYNYIGGEWVPSVTGETYPSVNPANTDEVLGYFQKSNEIDVQKAIESAKRAFPEWKNTSPISRGDILFKLIFLIQQEKEELAEIITKEVGKTIGAARKEVDATVQALKHFSGEANRISGETVPAIDPKTFACTIQEPLGVVAVVTPFNFPLGIAIYKIAPSMLAGNTIIYKAASDTSLIAVKVVELFGKAGMPAGVLNMITGPGSVVGEELGTNPEIKAVSFTGSSDVGIHLGKLVTAHGGKMQAEMGGKNATIILEDANLEEAVQSVVISGFYNNGQSCTGTSRVIVPRSISRKVIELLVEKAKQVKVGDGVREGNDNGAVANKHQMNTYLHYVNSAIEEGAVLEYGGKQLTDGDMAKGYFVAPTVFSKVTKDFTIAQEEIFGPVVAVMEVDSYEEAIELANDTEFGLSSAIFTNDLQKAFDFVRKIETGVTHVNIPSNHYENQLPFGGKKTSSIGPREQGSTALDFWLDTKTVYIKP, encoded by the coding sequence ATGAGTACAGAGGTTAATAGCCAGAAAACAGTGGCCGTCAATGCCGGTGCAGAAACTTTTTACAATTATATTGGCGGGGAATGGGTACCTTCAGTGACAGGGGAAACGTATCCGAGTGTGAACCCAGCCAATACAGATGAGGTACTGGGTTACTTTCAGAAATCGAATGAGATTGATGTGCAAAAAGCAATCGAGAGTGCAAAGAGGGCTTTTCCCGAATGGAAAAATACATCTCCAATCAGCCGGGGGGACATCCTTTTTAAACTGATTTTTCTCATCCAGCAGGAAAAAGAGGAATTAGCAGAAATCATTACGAAGGAAGTCGGCAAAACGATCGGGGCAGCCCGAAAGGAAGTGGATGCAACGGTTCAGGCTCTGAAGCATTTCAGCGGCGAGGCGAATCGGATTTCAGGTGAAACCGTGCCTGCGATTGATCCGAAAACCTTTGCCTGCACGATACAGGAGCCGCTGGGAGTGGTGGCTGTTGTTACGCCATTTAATTTTCCGCTCGGAATCGCCATTTATAAAATTGCACCTTCCATGCTGGCTGGAAATACGATCATCTATAAGGCTGCAAGCGATACGTCTCTAATCGCAGTGAAGGTAGTCGAGCTGTTTGGAAAGGCTGGAATGCCAGCGGGCGTGCTGAATATGATCACGGGCCCGGGTTCTGTCGTGGGAGAAGAGCTTGGAACCAATCCGGAAATTAAGGCAGTCTCGTTTACAGGCTCCTCCGATGTCGGCATCCATCTTGGCAAGCTTGTGACAGCCCATGGCGGAAAAATGCAGGCTGAAATGGGCGGGAAGAATGCGACAATTATTCTGGAGGATGCCAATCTGGAAGAGGCTGTCCAGAGCGTGGTCATCAGCGGGTTTTATAATAACGGCCAAAGCTGTACGGGAACCAGCCGCGTGATTGTGCCCCGGTCCATTTCACGAAAGGTCATTGAGCTGCTGGTTGAAAAAGCAAAGCAAGTAAAGGTTGGCGATGGGGTTCGGGAAGGAAATGACAACGGTGCGGTTGCGAATAAGCATCAAATGAATACGTATCTCCATTATGTGAATAGCGCCATCGAAGAAGGAGCGGTGCTCGAATATGGCGGAAAGCAGCTGACAGATGGCGATATGGCGAAGGGCTATTTCGTCGCTCCGACTGTTTTCAGTAAGGTTACGAAGGATTTTACAATCGCCCAGGAAGAGATTTTCGGGCCGGTTGTGGCTGTGATGGAAGTGGATTCTTACGAAGAGGCGATTGAGCTTGCAAATGATACGGAATTTGGCTTGTCATCCGCCATTTTTACAAATGACCTTCAGAAGGCATTCGATTTTGTCCGGAAAATTGAAACAGGGGTCACGCATGTGAATATCCCATCCAACCATTATGAAAACCAGCTCCCGTTTGGCGGCAAAAAAACATCCAGCATTGGGCCGCGTGAACAGGGCAGCACCGCATTGGATTTCTGGCTTGATACAAAAACAGTTTATATAAAACCTTGA
- a CDS encoding PucR family transcriptional regulator: MKYCETSIVFTKSNQIIALLVNGRKRYDQSLADDIQRKVSRAVIGLGREVALTDMTDTYQEAVEALSFAKNHQHKTCITYSELGAERLWLNTDRSLLNKFVSDKIGSLLKMEPEYLKTMQAFLANNQSHKQTAEEMHIHPNTLAYRLKKIESELQLDFSRKEDWITVVLAFQVFDFLNP; encoded by the coding sequence ATGAAATACTGTGAAACCTCAATCGTTTTTACGAAATCAAACCAAATCATTGCACTTCTAGTGAATGGTCGAAAACGGTATGACCAGTCTCTAGCTGATGATATTCAGAGAAAAGTGAGCAGAGCTGTCATTGGTTTGGGCAGAGAGGTTGCTTTAACAGATATGACAGATACTTATCAGGAAGCTGTCGAGGCTTTATCATTTGCCAAAAACCATCAGCACAAAACCTGCATCACTTATTCTGAGCTTGGTGCTGAAAGACTGTGGCTCAACACCGACCGCAGCTTGCTGAATAAATTTGTCTCCGATAAAATAGGCTCTCTTTTAAAAATGGAGCCTGAATACTTAAAAACGATGCAAGCCTTTCTGGCAAATAATCAAAGCCATAAACAAACAGCAGAAGAGATGCATATTCATCCCAATACCCTTGCCTACCGGCTTAAAAAAATCGAGAGTGAACTGCAGCTGGATTTTTCCCGGAAAGAAGATTGGATTACAGTGGTCCTGGCATTCCAGGTCTTTGATTTTTTAAACCCATAA
- a CDS encoding GAF domain-containing protein — MTIMQDKITSLLEINRSLTQSLDLEEILKRLVQAAFDLVDHADTTILYTLKEDGLLHFSSGVGVETGFMSQVKFESGESLTGQVFLTKKGVIASGPEFREHMSRMSETNYVHFFNGVYRREVKSGIVVPLVYKENCIGVLVVDNFDKDVQFTEADFQVLEVVADQAAIAIMNSKLYEEVRRKNEELSQSLDIHRKFTKILLEGRGTSYILDTISHILGSPVIFAESPINPSSSFPIINSNELFGYFLLDGPVERLTNIQKAALEHASTALSLEFVRQNTLFEKEMHLREEAFHDLINGGRLNARILEKFRMNEKSSIACMMVDCKSGFYGMQPPSFKRKTHPLD; from the coding sequence ATGACCATCATGCAGGACAAAATCACAAGCCTTCTGGAAATAAACCGCAGTTTAACCCAGTCTCTTGACCTGGAGGAGATTCTAAAGAGGCTGGTGCAAGCTGCCTTTGATTTAGTAGACCATGCTGACACGACCATTCTTTACACGTTAAAGGAAGATGGATTATTGCATTTTTCCAGCGGGGTTGGGGTGGAGACAGGCTTTATGAGCCAGGTGAAGTTTGAGTCTGGTGAATCCTTGACGGGACAGGTATTTCTGACTAAAAAGGGCGTCATTGCATCAGGACCTGAGTTCAGGGAGCATATGAGCCGTATGTCTGAGACAAATTATGTTCATTTTTTTAATGGAGTCTACCGGCGTGAAGTAAAGAGCGGTATCGTTGTCCCATTGGTTTATAAGGAGAATTGCATCGGTGTGCTTGTGGTGGATAACTTCGACAAGGATGTACAGTTTACTGAAGCTGACTTTCAAGTGCTGGAGGTGGTGGCAGACCAGGCGGCTATTGCCATCATGAACTCGAAGCTTTACGAAGAAGTAAGGCGGAAAAATGAGGAACTGAGCCAATCCCTTGATATCCACCGAAAATTTACGAAGATTCTGCTGGAGGGAAGGGGGACTTCGTATATCCTGGATACCATCAGTCACATTTTGGGCTCCCCTGTCATCTTTGCAGAGTCACCAATAAATCCATCCAGTTCTTTTCCGATTATAAACTCCAACGAGCTTTTCGGATATTTCCTTCTTGATGGGCCGGTTGAACGTTTGACGAATATCCAGAAGGCTGCTCTTGAGCATGCTTCAACGGCTTTGTCACTGGAGTTTGTCAGGCAGAATACGCTTTTTGAAAAGGAAATGCACCTAAGGGAAGAGGCCTTTCATGATTTGATCAATGGCGGACGCCTGAATGCAAGGATTCTGGAAAAGTTCCGCATGAATGAGAAAAGCAGCATCGCTTGTATGATGGTGGACTGCAAGTCTGGTTTTTATGGGATGCAGCCTCCATCCTTCAAAAGAAAAACTCATCCGCTCGATTGA
- a CDS encoding MazG nucleotide pyrophosphohydrolase domain-containing protein, with protein MKELQSFMREYQKEMGWEISDENYARSRDSLLNNYMLLTTEVAEVAEELRKAFNLVREYAEEGMDEELAFQLASDQVKEELGKELADCLAYLIKFYNFFGIDLEESFYGKMDEVRKRRNKDGSLAEK; from the coding sequence TTGAAAGAATTGCAAAGCTTTATGAGAGAGTATCAAAAAGAGATGGGCTGGGAGATCAGCGATGAGAATTATGCCAGGAGCCGCGATTCCCTATTAAATAACTATATGCTGCTGACAACCGAAGTAGCGGAGGTTGCTGAAGAGCTGCGCAAGGCCTTTAACCTTGTCCGCGAATATGCCGAAGAAGGAATGGATGAAGAACTGGCCTTTCAATTAGCTAGTGATCAAGTAAAAGAAGAACTTGGCAAAGAACTCGCAGACTGCCTGGCCTATCTGATTAAATTCTATAACTTCTTTGGCATTGACTTGGAGGAGAGTTTTTACGGGAAAATGGATGAAGTCAGGAAAAGAAGGAATAAGGATGGGAGTTTGGCAGAAAAATAG
- a CDS encoding benzoate/H(+) symporter BenE family transporter: protein MFAVYFFGGVYSILLPLLYRIPITGGHSITGAAFLATVTAQYSYPELIGGYVMSGLLIFLVGISGLFTKIIGWVPKEVIASMLGGLVAGYVVKLVPAIQEMPVIGGAALISFLLFTRYVKKFPPVLAAVAIAFAVLYLTADLNPAKEIAYFLPSIQVPEFSWMGFVTIALPLAMLILSNDAAPGIGALESEDFKPPIRKIVSSSGAFSIITSFFGGQCANIAGMMSAICAGPDSGPKEKRYMGAVVSGAITIVFGIFAWKIVPFIQSLPQAFVSLLAGFALIGVLHSSLQMGFSENRYRLSALAAFIVTLSGISFLHISAPVWGLIAGAVLARTIER, encoded by the coding sequence ATGTTTGCGGTTTATTTTTTCGGGGGTGTATACAGCATCCTCCTGCCGCTTCTATATAGGATTCCCATTACAGGAGGGCATTCGATTACTGGAGCGGCCTTTTTGGCGACTGTGACTGCCCAATATTCGTATCCGGAACTGATAGGCGGGTATGTGATGTCCGGGCTGCTGATTTTTCTGGTTGGCATTTCAGGGCTGTTTACAAAAATCATTGGCTGGGTGCCGAAAGAAGTCATCGCATCCATGCTTGGCGGATTGGTTGCCGGCTATGTCGTGAAGCTCGTACCGGCCATCCAGGAAATGCCTGTTATCGGGGGAGCGGCTTTAATCAGTTTTCTGCTTTTTACGAGATATGTGAAGAAGTTCCCGCCTGTGCTCGCGGCCGTCGCGATTGCCTTTGCGGTATTGTATTTGACAGCTGATTTAAATCCGGCTAAGGAGATTGCTTATTTCCTGCCATCTATTCAAGTACCGGAATTCAGCTGGATGGGGTTTGTGACGATTGCCCTGCCGCTTGCGATGCTGATATTGAGCAATGACGCTGCGCCAGGAATTGGGGCACTGGAAAGTGAGGATTTCAAGCCGCCTATTCGTAAAATCGTCTCGTCAAGCGGCGCCTTCTCCATAATCACCAGCTTCTTTGGCGGCCAGTGTGCCAATATCGCCGGCATGATGAGCGCCATCTGTGCCGGGCCGGATTCAGGGCCTAAGGAAAAGCGGTATATGGGAGCTGTTGTTTCAGGTGCTATTACGATTGTTTTTGGCATATTTGCCTGGAAAATCGTGCCCTTTATCCAATCGCTTCCGCAGGCCTTCGTTTCATTGCTGGCCGGGTTCGCTCTGATCGGCGTCCTGCATTCCAGCCTGCAAATGGGCTTCTCCGAAAACCGCTACCGGCTAAGCGCGCTCGCAGCCTTCATCGTCACTTTGTCAGGCATAAGCTTTCTCCATATCAGCGCACCCGTATGGGGACTCATTGCCGGGGCGGTATTGGCCCGGACAATAGAAAGATAA
- a CDS encoding STAS domain-containing protein: MLIRLNQLSGPFIPLSETLCMIPLFGDITADKINVISESCLKAVFAGEYEEILFDLTAVGEIEGKGIEKFTQLLKTLNFMTGSIIKLIGIKPNLAKVLNTYKLDEWVQIDQSLKQVLNVYFNRNELGAS, encoded by the coding sequence GTGCTGATCCGCTTAAATCAGCTGTCCGGGCCGTTTATTCCGCTGTCGGAAACGCTCTGCATGATTCCTTTATTTGGGGATATTACAGCAGATAAAATAAACGTTATTTCCGAAAGCTGTCTCAAAGCCGTTTTTGCCGGCGAATATGAAGAAATTCTCTTTGATCTGACGGCGGTTGGGGAAATTGAAGGAAAAGGCATTGAGAAATTCACCCAGCTGCTTAAAACACTCAACTTCATGACAGGCAGCATCATCAAATTGATTGGCATTAAGCCAAACCTGGCAAAAGTGCTGAATACCTATAAGCTGGATGAATGGGTGCAGATCGATCAATCCCTGAAGCAAGTCTTAAATGTTTATTTTAATCGGAATGAGTTAGGGGCCTCTTAG
- a CDS encoding cobalamin B12-binding domain-containing protein codes for MFLCLDGEQHYIGLKMVNSLFEEHGWETKYFGPSLPLEYALKTAKDWKPSVIGLSVSIVYHLPKLKEYAEAFAKLTHKPAVLLGGRLAGKYDLLPYCSDHTVILKDLPETKEWLQNNEAGGQQNAIF; via the coding sequence ATGTTTCTCTGCCTGGATGGGGAACAGCATTATATTGGCCTGAAAATGGTCAACAGCCTTTTTGAAGAGCACGGCTGGGAGACAAAGTACTTTGGCCCGAGCCTTCCTTTGGAATATGCACTGAAAACGGCAAAGGACTGGAAGCCGAGTGTAATCGGTCTATCGGTCAGCATCGTCTATCACCTGCCGAAGCTGAAGGAATATGCCGAAGCCTTTGCCAAGCTGACGCATAAGCCGGCTGTTCTTCTTGGCGGGCGCTTAGCCGGGAAGTATGACCTGCTTCCTTATTGCTCCGATCATACGGTCATTCTAAAGGATTTGCCGGAAACAAAGGAATGGCTGCAAAACAATGAAGCGGGAGGACAGCAAAATGCAATATTTTGA
- a CDS encoding B12-binding domain-containing protein: MNHAETLASLLLQGDSAKVWENIQKQPQLSRLEVYQNLITPAMQHIGHLWETNQITVADEHLATATCDFVLSKLAYRQEKDNQTKKPCFSAWMGNSIILA, encoded by the coding sequence ATGAACCACGCTGAAACACTCGCTTCCTTATTGCTTCAAGGTGATTCTGCGAAAGTTTGGGAGAACATTCAAAAGCAACCGCAGCTATCGCGCCTTGAAGTTTATCAAAATCTGATTACACCTGCGATGCAGCACATCGGCCACCTATGGGAGACGAATCAAATCACTGTGGCAGATGAACATCTGGCAACAGCAACATGTGATTTTGTCCTCTCAAAGCTCGCATACCGGCAGGAAAAAGACAATCAAACCAAAAAGCCATGTTTCTCTGCCTGGATGGGGAACAGCATTATATTGGCCTGA
- a CDS encoding antibiotic biosynthesis monooxygenase family protein, with the protein MYTVFSTFDVPDEKSEEVISIYKNRSRSVDQAEGFIDFLLLQNDKRPGELTVQLIFDTKENYLNWVRSEDFKRIHDLEKKYPDQELAAVVPKVSQFKVVAK; encoded by the coding sequence ATGTATACAGTCTTTTCAACATTTGACGTACCCGACGAAAAGTCGGAGGAAGTCATTAGCATATATAAAAATCGCTCGCGGTCGGTCGATCAGGCGGAGGGGTTTATCGATTTTCTGCTGCTGCAGAATGATAAGCGCCCTGGCGAACTGACGGTGCAGCTCATCTTTGATACAAAGGAAAATTATTTAAATTGGGTTCGCAGCGAGGATTTTAAGAGAATCCATGATTTAGAGAAAAAGTATCCGGATCAGGAACTGGCAGCAGTGGTTCCAAAAGTTTCGCAATTCAAGGTGGTGGCTAAGTGA
- a CDS encoding efflux RND transporter permease subunit has translation MKLLKMIVQRKILVALMTVLILAIGSFSIIELDKELMPPVTMDGAYVEVNAGEMAAIEVERSITNPLEQQIRGIEGVESVDSTSAIGRSSLQITFEQGRGDELSKEVETAANAAKGENAAITDVTSGQYGTTQSYEFYMDVSGGSMEDMTAFAKKVLEPRLEALPEVRDVSLAGVQEHEVIIELDRSKLAEKGLDSTAVIGAIQQVNSEATLGELSRDASSPSLRWNTKLENVEDVQNIKIPSPNGFVDLKDVADVQFQPIESSSFVWKNGTKDFIFVQVGRAANATQIEMAAAVRDEVKNIREDGLVKGFELNEMVAQADYVQESIDGVTGNILTGGVIAIAILLIFLRNVRATFIIGLSIPTSILLTFTAMWVFDYSFNILTLIGLGLGIGMMVDSSIVIIESIYRKKEQGLGRLESVLEGTKEVSSAVIASMLTTIVVFLPIGLIGGDVGTFMIMLSAVVAITLISSVIVSFTLIPSLSEKLLKLPKPKKERKEGPIMRLYSRIVAWTIRKKRYSFAVIAIFFLMFAGSLTLVTKIPMTIMPDMFNRYTELMVDLETGISVEDKEDIAQGINQKLQSIEDVESNYVMDSGGMFYAIINMTKGDDISREQKDVNEDIMKQLRSLSDSLPVKNVQSAMSAGGGSPVQVNITGEDFADLQKLTGDFSEELEKIDGIVGVTNSMERTSEEQVVVLKEEAIETAGLTQLQIRQFIEQAFMEMPVGEMSMNEENVPLALKWAEKTDSRSDLLDLKVPTAQGEKALSSFIELKSVDTPNEISHHDGERFISISADIEGKDLGAVNRDVQKLINDFDAPAGYSVAAAGDLEQQQELIMDMVFVLAIAIFLVYLVMAVQFNHLGHPLIVMSVIPMTIVGVILGLFLTQMELSVMSGMGIVMLIGIVLNNAILLIDRTNQLRLEGFSVEVALLEAGKNRIRPIFMTTLTTVGGMLPLALASGTSGNYQAPMATVIISGLLFATFITLLLIPAVYRLFTTSSLRFGWLKKKQEKKSSDVKVIPETIN, from the coding sequence ATGAAATTATTAAAAATGATTGTGCAGAGAAAGATTTTGGTTGCCCTTATGACGGTGCTGATTTTGGCCATCGGCAGCTTTTCCATTATCGAATTGGATAAAGAGCTGATGCCGCCGGTAACGATGGATGGCGCTTATGTGGAGGTCAATGCCGGTGAAATGGCAGCTATTGAAGTGGAGCGATCGATAACCAACCCCCTGGAGCAGCAAATCAGGGGGATTGAGGGAGTAGAATCGGTTGACTCCACATCGGCGATTGGACGGAGCTCACTTCAAATTACGTTTGAACAGGGTCGGGGCGATGAACTTTCTAAAGAAGTAGAAACGGCTGCAAACGCCGCTAAAGGTGAGAATGCCGCGATCACGGATGTTACTTCAGGGCAGTATGGGACCACGCAAAGCTATGAATTCTATATGGATGTATCCGGCGGCAGCATGGAGGATATGACCGCTTTTGCCAAAAAGGTTCTTGAACCGCGCCTGGAAGCATTGCCGGAAGTCCGCGACGTATCGCTTGCAGGAGTTCAGGAGCACGAGGTAATCATTGAACTGGACCGCAGCAAATTGGCTGAAAAAGGGCTGGATTCTACAGCTGTGATTGGTGCGATTCAGCAGGTTAACAGCGAAGCCACACTGGGAGAACTCAGCAGGGATGCCAGCTCTCCTTCCCTCCGCTGGAATACGAAGCTCGAAAATGTGGAGGATGTACAGAATATTAAAATCCCATCACCAAATGGATTTGTTGATTTGAAAGATGTTGCAGATGTTCAATTTCAGCCGATTGAAAGCTCATCGTTCGTCTGGAAAAACGGAACAAAGGATTTCATCTTTGTCCAGGTTGGCCGTGCTGCTAATGCCACGCAAATTGAAATGGCAGCTGCGGTCCGCGATGAAGTGAAAAACATCCGCGAAGACGGGCTGGTAAAAGGCTTTGAGCTGAACGAAATGGTGGCACAGGCAGATTATGTGCAGGAATCAATTGATGGCGTGACCGGCAACATTTTAACCGGCGGCGTCATTGCCATTGCCATTCTTTTAATCTTTTTGAGGAATGTAAGGGCCACCTTTATCATCGGACTGTCGATCCCCACTTCCATCCTTCTGACGTTTACGGCGATGTGGGTTTTTGATTACAGCTTTAATATCCTGACCCTGATTGGGCTTGGCCTGGGGATCGGGATGATGGTGGATTCTTCGATTGTCATCATTGAATCCATCTATCGAAAAAAGGAACAGGGACTTGGCAGGCTTGAGTCCGTTTTGGAAGGAACGAAAGAGGTTTCATCAGCAGTTATTGCTTCGATGCTCACTACGATCGTGGTATTCCTGCCGATCGGCCTCATTGGCGGCGATGTGGGTACATTCATGATCATGCTGTCTGCAGTTGTAGCCATTACACTCATCAGTTCGGTTATTGTCTCGTTTACTTTGATCCCTTCGCTTTCAGAAAAATTGCTGAAACTGCCCAAGCCGAAGAAGGAGCGCAAAGAAGGGCCGATTATGCGCCTTTATAGCCGGATTGTGGCCTGGACCATCCGGAAAAAGCGGTACAGTTTTGCAGTCATTGCGATTTTCTTCCTGATGTTTGCCGGTTCATTAACGCTTGTGACGAAAATTCCGATGACGATTATGCCGGATATGTTTAACCGCTACACAGAGCTGATGGTTGACCTGGAAACAGGTATTTCTGTTGAAGATAAAGAAGACATCGCTCAAGGAATCAATCAGAAACTGCAGTCGATTGAAGATGTAGAGTCCAATTATGTCATGGACAGCGGCGGCATGTTCTATGCAATCATCAATATGACAAAAGGCGATGACATTTCAAGAGAGCAAAAAGATGTCAATGAAGATATTATGAAGCAACTTCGCAGCCTATCGGATTCCCTTCCGGTTAAAAATGTCCAGAGTGCGATGTCGGCTGGCGGCGGATCACCGGTCCAGGTGAATATTACGGGCGAAGATTTTGCAGATCTGCAGAAGCTTACCGGTGATTTTTCTGAGGAGCTCGAAAAGATTGACGGCATCGTCGGTGTGACCAACTCAATGGAGCGTACGTCTGAGGAGCAGGTTGTTGTATTAAAAGAAGAAGCGATTGAAACGGCAGGCTTAACCCAGCTGCAAATCAGGCAGTTTATTGAGCAGGCGTTCATGGAAATGCCTGTCGGGGAAATGTCCATGAATGAAGAAAATGTGCCGCTTGCCTTGAAATGGGCTGAGAAGACAGATTCCAGGTCAGATCTTCTGGATTTAAAGGTTCCAACTGCCCAGGGCGAGAAAGCATTATCTTCCTTTATTGAATTGAAGAGTGTAGATACACCAAATGAAATTTCCCATCATGACGGGGAGCGCTTCATCTCCATTTCTGCTGATATTGAAGGCAAGGACCTTGGTGCCGTGAACCGGGATGTCCAAAAGCTGATCAATGATTTTGATGCACCTGCTGGCTATAGCGTGGCAGCTGCCGGGGATCTTGAACAGCAGCAGGAATTAATCATGGATATGGTGTTTGTTTTAGCAATTGCGATTTTCCTTGTGTACCTGGTGATGGCTGTCCAATTTAACCACCTTGGCCATCCGCTGATCGTCATGTCTGTCATTCCGATGACCATCGTCGGGGTCATTCTCGGTTTGTTTCTGACACAGATGGAGCTTAGCGTAATGTCAGGAATGGGAATTGTGATGCTGATTGGGATTGTGCTCAATAACGCCATCCTGCTGATCGACCGTACGAATCAGCTCCGCCTGGAAGGCTTCTCTGTTGAAGTGGCCCTTCTGGAAGCAGGCAAAAACCGGATCCGGCCGATATTCATGACTACCCTGACAACGGTTGGCGGAATGCTGCCCCTTGCCCTTGCATCGGGAACTTCCGGCAACTATCAGGCGCCAATGGCAACGGTCATTATTTCCGGCCTGCTGTTTGCGACCTTTATCACGCTGCTGCTGATCCCGGCGGTTTACCGCTTGTTCACCACATCCAGCCTCCGCTTTGGCTGGCTGAAGAAAAAGCAAGAAAAGAAAAGCAGCGATGTTAAAGTGATTCCTGAGACCATTAATTAA
- a CDS encoding CBO0543 family protein codes for MSRIPSYKDEQNLREKLRDVSFEHWLNEDLFSFNWWLLLAASILPFFIWWRLVDKGRFFEILAFGLLCAIFACFLDVVGLNFILWGYPDKLFHFIPPLVPADFVVIPISGMLIYQYFNTWKSYAAAAVGLGILFAYIFEPLFSFLNMFVLINWKHTYSFIGFIIFFLASAS; via the coding sequence ATGAGCCGCATTCCTTCATATAAAGATGAGCAAAACCTAAGGGAAAAGTTAAGAGATGTTTCTTTTGAGCATTGGCTGAATGAGGATTTGTTCAGCTTTAATTGGTGGCTGCTGCTGGCTGCGAGCATTTTGCCGTTTTTTATTTGGTGGAGGCTGGTGGATAAGGGCCGGTTCTTTGAAATACTTGCTTTCGGGCTGCTATGTGCAATCTTCGCCTGTTTTCTTGATGTTGTAGGATTGAACTTTATTTTGTGGGGATATCCGGATAAGCTGTTCCATTTTATTCCGCCGTTAGTGCCTGCAGATTTTGTGGTGATACCCATATCGGGAATGCTGATTTATCAGTATTTTAATACGTGGAAAAGCTATGCAGCTGCAGCGGTAGGCCTTGGAATCCTGTTTGCTTATATCTTTGAACCGTTATTCAGCTTTTTGAATATGTTTGTCCTTATCAATTGGAAGCACACCTATTCCTTCATCGGTTTTATCATCTTTTTCTTGGCGTCCGCCTCTTAA